The Vanrija pseudolonga chromosome 1, complete sequence genomic sequence CCGGGGAAGGTCGGTGAGCTCCTCTTGCGCCAGGAGGCCGGAATAAACCTGCCGTCAGCACGCCACTCCTCCCACACCCGACCCACATAGGCACCGAACAGCGGGTACACCAGCTGCCTCGGTCGCAACCCCGCACCCCCGCGCATTCGGAACAGCACGAGACAACCCGAAGTCAAGCACACGAAGAACGACCTGCCGTCAGCTCTTGCCcctcacacccacacccacttGAACTTCTTGTACTGCGACTGCTTGATGAAGATTCTCCCCGAGTTGGTGATCGCACGGCACCCCTCAATGACACACCAGTTCcacacgtcgtcgagcgacgcctcggcgtcaaagTCCATTTCGTTCTGGAACGACAGCTTGCCACCGCCGTACCGCTGAACTGCGTCCATACGCTGTCGGGCATCGACCCGGTGCCGGTGCTTCCAGTAGTCGACAAGCGCGGTGAGGCGTTCAACCcactcctcggcgtcggcaggcgAGTGAGCCTCGAAACGAATATGAGCACCGGCCTCGAGGGTGACCTTGaactcgcgctcggccttcttTCCCGCCTTCTTCACCACCTTGCGGCCTATGTGCTCCGTTCTCGTCCGTCGCAGGGCGAGGTTGGTCGTGGGAGACACCGGGGATTCGGGTGAAGCGGCGGCCACGTCTTGGCTCGCAGTGTTCACCATCTCGATCGACTTGATATCTCTGAGGTCGATTGCTCCGGCACACCCCTCTATGAACTGGGCCATGCGCCGGTGCTCACCCGCGAGGAAAGTCTTCAAAACCTCGGGGAACACATCCGCTGGTGTCGACCCCTCCCGCTTGGGGTGTAACGGCGGGTGGGCGTGCTTAGGAGACGAGatgaacgccgcgccgtcgttggtCGAGATGTACACTGCCTCCTTGCGCGAGACGTCGCTGGCGTGTCGGATGAGATACCCTTCCAGGCCAGGCGGCTCGGCGATCTGGGTCCCGTCATCCAGCTTGACCGTCACGGCGTGGTGGCTCGCGTCGCGGACTTGGAGATTCGAGTGCTTACCGCACTCCGCAAAGCTTGCCAACACGGCCCACTCGCGGCGTTTGCCCGTCACTGAGGTCGGGTACGCGATCCAGTCGAGCGTCGCGTCATGGTTTTTCCATGCGAGCTCTGGCCTCGGCACCTTTTTCAGCTGCTTGAGGATGTCCGTCGCCTGGTTGTCCGATAAGATGAGCTCCCATGCCCCCTTGATAATGGTATCGCGATTGATCGCGCTCGTAGCGTTCTCCTCGGGAATCGGCACGCGCACAGACGTCAGCAGCGCTGGAATTCGAATGTCAATCTGTGGTGGAAGTCGGTAGTCGAGCTGGCCCATCAGGTACCAGTGccagtcgagcgcgcgggaCTTCTCGCCAAACTTGACAATAAGCGCAGCTGAGCCGTGCCGCTCCATGCCGACAACGTCGGCGGCCACACTATGCCGGATACGCTCCCAAACCCCTGTCGACTTGCGAGTGTTTCTGTCAATGTTGCGGGCCGTCTGGCGCACAATCGTCTTCCAGTCGCAAGTGAGGCAGAGGGTCAAGTCGCGTGGGTTGAAGACTGATAGAACTGTAGGGCGTGACAGAGGCACCGAGTAGACGAGACGCTTGTAGCCCTTCAGCTTCTCTTGGAAGTGGAAGCGCTGTACGTCAGCCGTGCTCAAGCGCCACAACTCACCCAGTCCTGGTAAAAGTCGACAGAGGTCATCGTCATGGCGACGACATACTCTTCCATGTCTTCCAAGCGGAAGCATGGAttgcggcgctggtgcgccTCATCGAACGCTCCTAGGCGGTCAGCCTGGTGCCGCCCAACCTTGACGAGCACTCGGTCGCGCatgacgatgccgccgggCATGAAGTCGTCCGTGTCGATCAACAGATCCTGCTGTGCGTCGGCACTGGTACCCTCCGGAGCCGTGCGCGTGAGCACAGCAACAGGATCAGCCGGCGCCTTGTTGCCTTGGCGCACAACGGCGTCGCCGGGTGGGAGGATTGTCGCTGGGTCGGCGGGGAATTGCACCGTCTTGGAGTGCGCAAGCTTGGGTCTGGACGTCGACGCTGactctggcgcgccgccgctcttcCTGATtgccgagcgcaagcgctTGCTACCGTCGGACAAGCTCGCTGCGATCTTGCTCGCCCGACGGTGATGCTCAGGGTGGGTCCCAGAaccagcgacgagcgcctggCTGCTCGACGCCTGCGACGGGTAGTTTTGTAGTAACGACCCCTCGGACGCCGTTCTTAATCCGCCATGGCTCCCCTGTGGCGGGCTCGGCTGTGGCTGAGGGCCGGAAGGCACAGGCGGCGGAATGTGGGCGATGAAGCTCgacgtgtcgtcgtcgtcgtcgtcgtcgtcggcattgTCGGTATGCGAGTGGGCAGTGACAAACGTCTCTACGCCCGATGACTGGCCCGAGCGAACCGAGGTCGACTGCGACTGGGATAGCAGCGTGCTGCCTCGACTTCCTCGCCGTGACGAGGATGCTTCTGCCAGCGGCGGACCGAATAGCGTCGCGGGTTTCGTAGGCGTTGACGGtcccggcgacgacggcctggaTCCACCAGCTGTTGCCACCTGCAGCTTCGAGCCCGAGTCGCCCAgctgcgccgctgccatCTTCTCCGCGCCGTCCGGGTCGTCCGCTGCCTCCTCGATCGTTGGCCTATCCGGTGCTTCTGCGTCAGGCCCCGTCTCATGCGTTACGCCggcgtctggcgcgccgtggcCCGCCACCGTCTTGAACTCGCGACCGATATCGAAGCTGCCGCCGATCCAGACGTCCTTGTGCagcctcttcttcttcttcttgtccttcttgtcgcCCTTCTTCGGACTCTTCTGCTTCCCACCCCCCCACAAAAACCctccgcgctcctcgtcttcGCTGCTTGTATCGCTCGGGCTATCGCTCTCGTTGACGTCAACGTCttgctcgcgcagcaggtcGTCGGTCAAGTTCCTGTATCGCACACGGAAGCGGTGGACCGCcttgcgccggcgcccgggtacgccgcgctcgtcgacgccctcgtcgatccccagcagctcgtcctcgtcggtcgtGCCCAGCAGCTTGCGCATCGCCTTGCGTCGCACGTCGTGCAtgcgttggcggcgccgcagcgtgcCTTCAGAGTTGACGACATTCTGCGGCATCGGCCCCAGGAACCGACGGGGGAGGACGTGCACGTCGGCATGTGAGCTCGTGTCGATGACTGCGGCGGTCGGAACGACTCGTGGAAGCTCGTCGGTGTGCGTCTCGAGCGCACCCGTTGTCGCCAAGGCCCGCTGCTGGTCGGGTGGAGCGAACGGTCTTGGCGTTGCCGAGCTTGTAGGCGACTGTGACGGACCGGCTACTGGTGTACTTGGTGAGGCCGGTGTGGCCGTCGGCCCAAGTGCAGTGGCCATGAGGGCCAGAGTCGCCCCGAGGGTGTTATTGATGATGTCAAGCGAGTTTGAGAGTTGTTgagggcgggggggggggggtagGGTGGCTTgagagtgggtgggtgcaggCAGGGGGATCTGGCTGGTGGAGTGAGTGCCTGTCTGCCTGCCTCGTTTACGGCTCAGTCTGTTACGTCATTTTGATCGTCCACTATACATAATTCCACCATTTTGGGCGCTTTTCTAATCTATTTGTCAAATCGGATTTGAACATCAAAGGCCGCCGTGGGCCGTCTCGGCACCGGCAACtcgcatcgccgagctcccgACAAAGTGGAGTGCCGAGGTGACTGACAACACCGACGGCTAGCCAAGGATATTAAATGCAACGACCCAACTATCTCTGCCCTCCCTCGTCCCCACAAACAGCATGTCCAAGAGAATATCAACACGCGCAAAGCCAGGCGAGAAGTCGCCCATCGCACAGTACGAGCCGTACACtggccccacgccgcccatcCCGCAGGGCGTGCTCCGGcccttcctccccttcctcccacACCCCGACAAGAcagccccgccgcagccgccacggcccgacctcgcgccgccgccagcaggcTTCACGCGCACgttccacgccgcgccggccgcgtaCCCGAAGGAGCTGAAGCAGGCGACGGGCACCGCATCGCGCCTGCCGAGCCCGTTCCGCAAgatcgagctcggcgagaaCGCGACCAAGGAGGAACGAAGCAAGCGGATCAACGCCGAGACGATCGAATGTATCAAGCAGCGTACCGAGGCCACCGAGTGGtccctcgacgaggccaaggccgcggccCCAGCCGGGTTGTGGCTCGCGGCTGAGCGatggcgccgcgacgagccgacgGGCGGCGTGACGCTCGTCTGCACGCACGCCAACGGCCTGCACAAGGAGGTAAGGCGCCACAACCCTCCTAGCCCCAGCTCACGCCACAGCACTGGCACCCGATCCTGCACGACATCCTCTCGCGCCCAGTGGCCGCCACTGAGGCGTTCGGCACGCTCGCCCCCCTCACTGGGGGGCAGGTGACGATCGACGAGATCTGGCTGCTGGACGACACGAAccacggcgcgtcgctcgaccTGAACGCTGGCAGGCTCGGCCCCGCGCAGTCGTGGGTCGACGACTCGCGCGACGTCCTCAACTTTGTGCAGCATGTGCTGCCCCGCgtgaccgacgacgcggagtGGCATCTGCGCTGgggcgccgcgaccgcctcgggaaggccgcgcgccgtcatcGGCATGGGCCACTCGTTCGGCGCCAACGCGCTCATCCAGgccgcgcacgcacgccccgACCTCTTCGCGGGCCtgttcctcgtcgaccccatGTCGCCCAACCACTTTGTCGACCACGACGCTGCGGTGCGTAACCCCGTCGGCAGCTACTGGATGGTGCCGGCCGCCATTAGGCGCCGCGACATCTGGCCgtcgcgcgaggaggcgtaCAAGGCGCTTCGGGATAGCCCGTTCTTCCAGCCATGGGCCGACTCCATCTTCGACTTGTACATCTCGCACGGCATCGTGCCGGTGGACTACAGCAAGCCCGATGGCGAGGTGACGCTTGCGACGCCCAGCTGGTGCGAGGGCGCCGTGTTCTGCGAGCCCGAGGGCCTGGGTCTCGGGTGGGCCAAGCTCAAGAGCTTGCAAGTGCCCGCTGCGTTCGCGATGGCCGGAgacgcgaccgcgacgatgGGGCCCGAGAAGACGC encodes the following:
- the LPX1_1 gene encoding Peroxisomal membrane protein LPX1; the protein is MSKRISTRAKPGEKSPIAQYEPYTGPTPPIPQGVLRPFLPFLPHPDKTAPPQPPRPDLAPPPAGFTRTFHAAPAAYPKELKQATGTASRLPSPFRKIELGENATKEERSKRINAETIECIKQRTEATEWSLDEAKAAAPAGLWLAAERWRRDEPTGGVTLVCTHANGLHKEHWHPILHDILSRPVAATEAFGTLAPLTGGQVTIDEIWLLDDTNHGASLDLNAGRLGPAQSWVDDSRDVLNFVQHVLPRVTDDAEWHLRWGAATASGRPRAVIGMGHSFGANALIQAAHARPDLFAGLFLVDPMSPNHFVDHDAAVRNPVGSYWMVPAAIRRRDIWPSREEAYKALRDSPFFQPWADSIFDLYISHGIVPVDYSKPDGEVTLATPSWCEGAVFCEPEGLGLGWAKLKSLQVPAAFAMAGDATATMGPEKTREMVWRAALSRNEKIVDAGHLVVQERPVDTADSLWRFLSTLSAGKWGASSEEIRAEYSAAAPPRPRL
- the mug56 gene encoding uncharacterized protein translates to MATALGPTATPASPSTPVAGPSQSPTSSATPRPFAPPDQQRALATTGALETHTDELPRVVPTAAVIDTSSHADVHVLPRRFLGPMPQNVVNSEGTLRRRQRMHDVRRKAMRKLLGTTDEDELLGIDEGVDERGVPGRRRKAVHRFRVRYRNLTDDLLREQDVDVNESDSPSDTSSEDEERGGFLWGGGKQKSPKKGDKKDKKKKKRLHKDVWIGGSFDIGREFKTVAGHGAPDAGVTHETGPDAEAPDRPTIEEAADDPDGAEKMAAAQLGDSGSKLQVATAGGSRPSSPGPSTPTKPATLFGPPLAEASSSRRGSRGSTLLSQSQSTSVRSGQSSGVETFVTAHSHTDNADDDDDDDDTSSFIAHIPPPVPSGPQPQPSPPQGSHGGLRTASEGSLLQNYPSQASSSQALVAGSGTHPEHHRRASKIAASLSDGSKRLRSAIRKSGGAPESASTSRPKLAHSKTVQFPADPATILPPGDAVVRQGNKAPADPVAVLTRTAPEGTSADAQQDLLIDTDDFMPGGIVMRDRVLVKVGRHQADRLGAFDEAHQRRNPCFRLEDMEEYVVAMTMTSVDFYQDWRFHFQEKLKGYKRLVYSVPLSRPTVLSVFNPRDLTLCLTCDWKTIVRQTARNIDRNTRKSTGVWERIRHSVAADVVGMERHGSAALIVKFGEKSRALDWHWYLMGQLDYRLPPQIDIRIPALLTSVRVPIPEENATSAINRDTIIKGAWELILSDNQATDILKQLKKVPRPELAWKNHDATLDWIAYPTSVTGKRREWAVLASFAECGKHSNLQVRDASHHAVTVKLDDGTQIAEPPGLEGYLIRHASDVSRKEAVYISTNDGAAFISSPKHAHPPLHPKREGSTPADVFPEVLKTFLAGEHRRMAQFIEGCAGAIDLRDIKSIEMVNTASQDVAAASPESPVSPTTNLALRRTRTEHIGRKVVKKAGKKAEREFKVTLEAGAHIRFEAHSPADAEEWVERLTALVDYWKHRHRVDARQRMDAVQRYGGGKLSFQNEMDFDAEASLDDVWNWCVIEGCRAITNSGRIFIKQSQYKKFKSFFVCLTSGCLVLFRMRGGAGLRPRQLVYPLFGAYVYSGLLAQEELTDLPREAAFNPSTRIYGDGLQTTDVVEDCSFAVRITWPSTGHKHKAATQPWDECADDEAGTSKGKAKGSSFIPPALTNKPPTLLIFRARCKLERDRWVWAINAEMERQARSHIREEEVLRNHGNLPRRSTLQHALSSRSARSGQGSVITYS